A single genomic interval of Bradyrhizobium sp. AZCC 1693 harbors:
- a CDS encoding threonine ammonia-lyase has protein sequence MSESIQNPPIGAADIEAAAKVVAPFAVRTPLLSFPVLNERVGTKVFLKPEMLQRTGSFKFRGAFNKLASIPQARRGGGVVAFSSGNHAQGVAAAAQILSMQATIVMPADSPVTKRERTKGYGAEVVLYDRDKEDREAIANGIAAKRGATLVRPYDDPFVIAGQGTAGREIAEDMAALGLAPDIVVAPASGGGLIAGVATAVKAKFPQAQVIVAEPKDYDDHGLSLRAGHREAHHAAGRTICDALMAAMPGELTFSINSKLLANGVTASDEEVGAAVAYAYRELKLVVEPGGAVGLAALLAGRIDVRGKNVVIVLSGGNVDADLFAKLVA, from the coding sequence ATGTCAGAATCTATCCAAAATCCACCCATTGGCGCGGCCGATATCGAGGCCGCCGCCAAGGTGGTTGCGCCCTTTGCGGTGCGGACCCCGCTGTTGTCGTTCCCCGTTCTCAATGAACGCGTCGGGACCAAGGTCTTTCTGAAGCCGGAAATGCTGCAGCGGACCGGATCGTTCAAGTTCCGCGGCGCCTTCAACAAGCTGGCCTCGATCCCGCAGGCCAGACGCGGCGGCGGGGTGGTCGCGTTCTCTTCCGGCAACCACGCCCAGGGCGTGGCGGCGGCGGCGCAGATCCTCAGCATGCAGGCCACCATCGTGATGCCTGCGGATTCGCCCGTTACCAAGCGCGAGCGCACCAAGGGCTACGGCGCCGAGGTGGTGCTCTACGACCGCGACAAGGAAGACCGCGAAGCCATCGCCAACGGCATCGCGGCGAAGCGCGGCGCGACGCTGGTGCGCCCCTATGACGATCCCTTTGTGATCGCCGGACAGGGCACCGCGGGCCGCGAGATCGCCGAGGACATGGCGGCGCTGGGATTAGCGCCCGACATCGTGGTAGCGCCGGCGTCGGGCGGCGGGCTGATCGCCGGCGTTGCGACGGCCGTGAAGGCAAAATTTCCGCAAGCGCAGGTGATCGTCGCCGAGCCCAAGGACTATGACGATCACGGCCTGTCGCTGCGCGCCGGCCACCGCGAGGCCCATCACGCCGCCGGCCGCACCATCTGCGATGCGCTGATGGCGGCGATGCCGGGCGAACTCACCTTCTCGATCAACAGCAAGCTGCTCGCCAATGGCGTGACCGCCTCCGACGAGGAAGTCGGCGCCGCGGTCGCCTATGCCTATCGGGAATTGAAGCTGGTGGTCGAGCCGGGCGGCGCCGTCGGTCTCGCCGCACTGTTGGCCGGCCGCATCGACGTCAGGGGCAAGAACGTCGTCATCGTGCTCTCCGGCGGCAATGTCGACGCGGACCTGTTCGCCAAGCTGGTCGCCTGA
- a CDS encoding Lrp/AsnC ligand binding domain-containing protein — MVPFFVQFKCKLGQSYAVANALAEAEIASEIYSTAGDYDLLVKFYVDNDTDIGHFVNEKVQVIPGIQDTHTIITFKAFGTG, encoded by the coding sequence ATGGTTCCCTTCTTCGTCCAGTTCAAATGCAAGCTCGGCCAGTCCTACGCCGTCGCCAATGCGCTCGCGGAGGCCGAGATCGCCTCGGAGATCTATTCGACCGCCGGCGATTACGATCTGCTGGTCAAATTCTACGTCGATAACGACACCGACATCGGCCATTTCGTCAACGAGAAGGTGCAGGTGATTCCGGGCATCCAGGACACCCACACCATCATCACCTTCAAGGCGTTCGGCACGGGCTAG
- the thiD gene encoding bifunctional hydroxymethylpyrimidine kinase/phosphomethylpyrimidine kinase, translated as MTTPIALTIAGSDSSGGAGIQADLKTFAALGVYGASVITALTAQNTTGVSGIHQVPAEFVTAQIDAVFADLDVGAVKIGMVAHPPVIDAIVAGLNRWSPKHVVLDPVMVATSGDRLLATEAVDALRTKLIPLASVITPNLPEAAALLDEGVAADEAAVEKQGRRLLALGCKAVLIKGGHGEGAESIDYLIDSSDVTALAAPRIATKNTHGTGCSLSSAIAAGLAKGDGMEAAVRNAKAWVSAAIAAADRFSVGHGHGPIHHFQKFY; from the coding sequence ATGACGACGCCGATCGCGCTCACCATCGCCGGCTCCGATTCCTCTGGCGGTGCCGGCATCCAGGCCGACCTGAAGACGTTCGCCGCGCTCGGCGTCTACGGCGCTTCCGTAATCACCGCGCTGACCGCGCAGAACACCACAGGCGTCAGCGGCATCCATCAGGTGCCGGCGGAGTTCGTGACCGCGCAGATCGATGCGGTGTTTGCCGATCTCGACGTCGGTGCGGTCAAGATCGGCATGGTGGCGCATCCGCCGGTCATCGATGCCATCGTCGCTGGGCTCAATCGCTGGTCGCCGAAACACGTCGTGCTCGATCCGGTCATGGTCGCAACCTCCGGCGATCGTCTGCTCGCAACCGAAGCCGTCGACGCGCTGCGGACCAAGCTCATCCCGTTGGCGTCGGTGATCACGCCCAATCTGCCGGAAGCCGCAGCCTTGCTCGACGAAGGCGTGGCGGCCGACGAAGCCGCCGTCGAGAAACAAGGCAGGCGATTGCTGGCCCTGGGTTGCAAGGCGGTGCTGATCAAGGGCGGCCACGGGGAGGGCGCCGAGAGTATCGACTATCTGATCGATTCCTCTGACGTCACCGCACTCGCCGCGCCGCGCATCGCCACTAAAAATACCCATGGCACCGGCTGCTCGCTCTCCTCGGCGATTGCCGCGGGACTGGCGAAGGGCGATGGCATGGAGGCGGCCGTACGCAACGCCAAGGCCTGGGTCAGCGCCGCGATTGCCGCCGCAGACCGCTTCAGCGTCGGGCATGGCCACGGCCCGATCCATCATTTTCAGAAGTTTTATTGA
- a CDS encoding UDP-2,3-diacylglucosamine diphosphatase, with translation MGSDSLSEESPERRFRTLFISDVHLGARGSQADRLLDFLKSHDADTIYLVGDIVDGWALRSNWYWPQSHNDFVQKMLRKARKGAKVIYVPGNHDEFLRSYYGTHFGGIDVVENTIHEGADGKRYLVIHGDIFDLVVQNARWLAHLGDKAYDFAIQMNRLVNFFRRMFGVPYWSLSQWAKLKVKNAVNYIGAFEKTLAGEARRHGADGVICGHIHYATIRDEHGIRYMNCGDWVESCTALAEHEDGRFEIITWTDPQRRAAPVPRVAARAA, from the coding sequence ATGGGCAGTGACTCCTTGAGTGAAGAGAGCCCGGAACGGCGCTTTCGTACCTTGTTTATCTCCGACGTCCATCTCGGAGCCCGCGGCTCGCAAGCCGATCGATTGCTGGACTTCCTCAAGAGCCACGACGCCGACACCATCTATCTCGTCGGCGATATCGTCGACGGCTGGGCGCTGAGGTCGAACTGGTACTGGCCGCAATCGCACAACGACTTCGTGCAGAAGATGCTGCGCAAGGCGCGCAAGGGCGCCAAGGTCATCTACGTGCCGGGCAATCACGACGAATTCCTGCGCAGTTATTACGGCACGCATTTCGGCGGTATCGATGTGGTTGAAAACACCATCCACGAGGGCGCCGACGGCAAGCGCTACCTCGTCATCCACGGCGACATCTTCGATCTCGTGGTGCAGAACGCACGCTGGCTCGCCCATCTCGGCGACAAGGCCTATGACTTCGCCATTCAGATGAATCGCCTCGTCAATTTCTTCCGGCGCATGTTCGGCGTGCCTTATTGGTCGCTGTCGCAATGGGCGAAGCTGAAGGTCAAGAACGCCGTGAACTATATCGGCGCGTTCGAAAAGACCCTGGCCGGCGAAGCGCGGCGGCACGGCGCCGACGGCGTCATCTGCGGCCACATCCACTACGCCACCATCCGCGACGAGCACGGCATCCGCTACATGAATTGCGGCGACTGGGTCGAAAGCTGCACCGCGCTTGCCGAGCACGAGGACGGCCGGTTTGAGATCATCACCTGGACCGATCCGCAGCGAAGGGCAGCGCCCGTTCCCCGCGTCGCGGCGCGCGCCGCATGA
- a CDS encoding Ldh family oxidoreductase has translation MPVLSDTSVTFGRLKAFIEQALTAVGLPDADAATVAALMAAADLQGSDGHGVSRLPQYVKRIRAGGFNVRPNIHVVHEHAGTAVLNGDNGMGHLVMKRAAGMAIEKARSTGIGWVNSQFSNHAGPASLYATMPLAHDMIGLYFAVGNANHLPPWGGLDMLLSTNPIAAAIPAGDENPIVLDMATTVAAYGKVKTKALRGETMPEGWMIDREGKPLTDPKRADEGMLLPLGGMEAGYKGYGLAMIIGLLAGTLGGAAMGRDVIDFNHDDDSVTNTGQAIAAINIAAFGDIAIFKRSVDALVRDFRNSRRIPGVDRIWVPGERSHETRLKRTSLGIPVAPALLRGLDQVADDLGIPRLVN, from the coding sequence GTGCCCGTCCTGTCCGATACATCAGTTACTTTTGGCCGGTTGAAGGCCTTCATTGAGCAAGCGCTCACCGCGGTGGGCTTGCCGGACGCCGACGCCGCAACGGTCGCGGCCCTGATGGCGGCGGCCGACCTGCAGGGGTCGGACGGGCACGGCGTCAGCCGGTTGCCGCAATATGTCAAGCGGATCAGGGCCGGCGGCTTCAACGTCCGGCCCAACATCCATGTCGTGCACGAGCACGCCGGCACCGCCGTCCTGAACGGCGACAACGGCATGGGCCACCTCGTCATGAAACGCGCGGCCGGGATGGCGATCGAAAAGGCGCGCAGCACCGGAATAGGCTGGGTCAACTCGCAGTTCAGCAACCATGCCGGCCCCGCCTCGCTCTACGCCACGATGCCGCTGGCCCACGACATGATCGGGCTCTACTTCGCGGTCGGCAACGCCAATCACCTTCCACCCTGGGGCGGCCTCGACATGCTGCTGTCGACCAATCCGATCGCGGCGGCGATTCCGGCCGGCGACGAAAACCCGATCGTGCTCGACATGGCGACGACGGTCGCAGCTTACGGGAAAGTGAAGACCAAGGCGCTGCGCGGCGAGACCATGCCGGAGGGCTGGATGATCGACCGCGAAGGCAAGCCGCTGACCGACCCGAAACGCGCCGACGAAGGCATGCTGCTACCGCTCGGCGGCATGGAGGCCGGTTACAAGGGCTACGGCCTTGCGATGATCATCGGCCTCCTTGCAGGCACGCTCGGCGGCGCCGCGATGGGCCGCGACGTGATCGACTTCAATCACGACGACGACAGCGTCACCAACACCGGACAGGCGATCGCCGCGATCAACATCGCAGCCTTCGGCGACATTGCCATCTTCAAGCGAAGCGTCGATGCGCTGGTGCGCGACTTCCGCAACAGCCGGCGCATCCCCGGCGTGGATCGCATCTGGGTGCCCGGCGAACGCAGCCATGAAACGCGCCTCAAGCGGACCAGCCTTGGCATTCCCGTAGCGCCCGCGCTGCTGCGCGGGCTGGACCAGGTCGCCGACGATCTGGGAATACCGAGACTCGTCAATTAG
- a CDS encoding DUF6665 family protein: MAWNLLYSGYATLQYEIAEERASALGRLGRRLEAALTALAACPRTTNSDRRIRDGLVEQAGYALWLFVVQREACGLNKIDHVIRVYVYGVPNEVVARMGPLAIPSIHPAKTIGVKVVLPPMF, encoded by the coding sequence ATGGCGTGGAATTTACTTTATTCTGGATACGCAACTCTCCAATACGAGATCGCCGAGGAGAGGGCGTCGGCGCTCGGGCGGCTTGGACGGCGGCTTGAGGCCGCGCTGACGGCACTAGCCGCATGCCCACGGACGACCAATTCCGATCGAAGAATCCGCGATGGTCTCGTCGAACAGGCGGGATACGCGCTCTGGCTCTTCGTCGTGCAGCGCGAGGCCTGCGGTCTCAACAAGATCGACCACGTGATACGGGTCTACGTCTACGGGGTGCCGAACGAGGTGGTTGCCCGCATGGGGCCATTGGCCATCCCGAGCATCCATCCGGCGAAGACCATAGGGGTTAAGGTCGTGCTGCCGCCCATGTTCTGA